The genomic DNA GCCTGGTGGTGCCCTTCCGTCAATTCCTTTAAGTTTCAGCCTTGCGACCATACTCCCCCCGGAACCCAAAGACTTTGATTTCTCATAAGGTGCCGGCGGAGTCCTATAAGCAACATCCGCCGATCCCTGGTCGGCATCGTTTATGGTTGAGACTAGGAcggtatctgatcgtcttcgagCCCCCAACTTTCGTTCTTGATTAATGAAAACATCCTTGGCAAATGCTTTCGCAGTTGTTCGTCTTTCATAAATCCAAGAATTTCACCTCTGACTATGAAATACGAATGCCCCCGACTGTCCCTATTAATCATTACTCCGATCCCGAAGGCCAACACAATAGGACCGGAATCCTATGATGTTATCCCATGCTAATGTATCCAGAGCGATGGCTTGCTTTGAGCACTCTAATTTCTTCAAAGTAACGGCGCCGGaggcacgacccggccaattaaGGCCAGGAGCGCATCGCCGGCAGAAGGGTCGAGTAGGTCGGTTCTCGCCGTGAGGCGGACCGGCCGACCCGGCCCAAGGTCCAACTACGAGCTTTTTAACTGCAACAACTTAAATATACGCTATTGGAGCTGGAATTACCGCGGCTGCTGGCACCAGACTTGCCCTCCAATGGATCCTCGTTAAGGGATTTAGATTGTACTCATTCCAATTACCAGACACTAACGCGcccggtattgttatttattgtcACTACCTCCCCGTGTCAGGATTGGGTAATTTGCGCGCCTGCTGCCTTCCTTGGATGTGGTAGCCGTTTCTCAGGCTCCCTCTCCGGAATCGAACCCTAATTCTCCGTCACCCGTCACCACCATGGTAGGCCCCTATCCTACCATCGAAAGTTGATAGGGCAGAAATTTGAATGATGTGTCGCCGGCACGAGGGCCGTGCGATCCGTCAAGTTATCATGAATCATCAGATCAGCGAGCAGAGCCCGCGTCAGCCTTTTATCTAATAAATGCGCCCCTCCCGGAAGTCGGGGTTTGTTGCACGTATTAGCTCTAGAATTACTACGGTTATCCGAGTAGCACGTACCATCAAACAAACTATAACTGATTTAATGAGCCATTCGCAGTTTCACAGTTCGAATTAGTTCATACTTGCACATGCATGGCTTAATCTTTGAGACAAGCATATGACTACTGGCAGGATCAACCAGGTAGCACGTCCTCATTGATGAGCCAGCACCAATTTTTGCACGAGGCATCAACCGGACTGGCTATCATTCTTTACAAACAGACTTTGTTTTCAGGCACGAGAGGCAACCGCCCATACGGCCTTCAACATCAGCCACATCCGAGACCAAAAGCGCAAGCGAGGTGTCCTTGGTAGTGTTGGCCTAGGTGGACAAACAACACGAGGCAACACCGCAAGAGCACTTGAGCCAACGAGGCACGCCCAGAGGGTGCGCTCGACAAAGGCAACGTATAATGGAAGCAACTTCCCATGCACAGGTAGCAGAATGCAAGCACTTGTCAATGCAGCAGGCACAACTTGCCCACACGATTGAAGGGACACTGGCGCCGGGAGTCGGCCGCACATCAGCGGGGGTACTCCAAGCAGTCACAGGTCCAACACAACTCATGCGCCAACGTAGCCACGACGGTCGAGCCATCCAAAGCATCCCACCGCACTAGGCACGGTGAGTCTACTTGCGAGGATGGCAACCGAAGGTCCACAGAGCACGGGAGCAACCGAAACTTATCCACGAACAAACAAcacggggttcggctttcgttacctcgaaaaactagtgttttcctgcagtttcacccatggtctcagccagcagaaccctctcccctatagtaccagaggggcatccctgccccccagaagttctgcagatttttcgtacggttctctactgcgtttttgaaaaggccccaaaatccNNNNNNNNNNNNNNNNNNNNNNNNNNNNNNNNNNNNNNNNNNNNNNNNNNNNNNNNNNNNNNNNNNNNNNNNNNNNNNNNNNNNNNNNNNNNNNNNNNNNATTCGCTCCTCCCTCGATGGCTAAAGTCACGCCACTATTTTCTCTTACTTGCTTGGGTTTTGCTTGCATCAGCTACTGCCCAGCAACTAGACTAGTTTATTTTGCCCAGCTGTGGCTGACCATTTTCTTGCCCATGGTGCCCGCTACAGGCTGCAGTCTGACTGGGAGCAACTGCCATCTACACCAACATGGGCGGCAAAAACATGGAAAGGGCTAGGAAGGCCTTGGACGCCATGAAGGAGCTCGGTATCTCTAGGAAGCAGGCCACCCCAGTACTCAAGGAACTCCTCGCCACCTTCGACAACAACTGGGAGCCCATTGAGGATGAGCACTACCGTGCCCTCGCAGATGCCATCTTCGCTAGGGAAGACAACAAACAAACCTCTCCCTCCCAACAGGTTATCATTCGCCCATCTACCTTGCTTGTCAACACTCAACAGTTTATACCTTCCTTTCTTCTCCATTAACTCCTTACTGTTGTACATTATTGATCTTTTGTATCAGGGCGCCCAAGCAGCCCATGTGGACTCGGAGCCAAATGGATCAACATGGGACAATcgacaacaatatttttctgctaCTCATGATGACACGGGTGAAGATGATAATGAAACACCCCTGGTCAAGAGGCCCAGGATGGGCACGGCTAATTTCAGGTCAGAGCCGCAGCCATTTGAGCCTGGACCACAGCAATCCACTgtttctgggcactcacgccttgccgaacggctgtttttgccctctgccactatattcgtcacgtgaacgaaagtcggctttcccgggaactcggcagcgcacacacctcgtgcgcgcgccacgaattctgggcactcacgccttgccgaacggctgtttttgccccctgccactatattcgtcgcgtgaacgaaagtcgggtttctcgggaattcggcagcgcacagaccacgtgcgcgcgccacgaattctgggcactcacgccttgccgaactgctgtttttgacccccagacactatattcgtcacgtgaacgaaagtcgggtttcccgggatttcggcagcgcacagaccacgtgcgcgtgcaacgaattctgggcactctcgccatgccgaacttctctttttgccctctgccactatattcgtcacgtgaacgaaagtcgggtttcccgggaattcggcagcgcacagaccacctgcgcgcgccacgaattctggacactcacgccgtgccgaacggctggttttgccctctgccactatattcgtcacgtgaacgaaagtcgggtttcccgagaatttggcagcgcacagaccacatgcgcgcgccacgaattctgggcactcacgccttgccgaactgctgtttttgaccccggacactatattcgtcacgtgaacgaaagtcgggtttcccgggaattcggcagcgcacatactacgtgcgcgtgcaacgaattctggccactctcgccatgccgaacttctctttttgccctctgccactatattcgtcacgtgaacgaaagtcgggtttcctgggacttagccatCTTTGGGCACTGAAGCCTTATATAGTGGACATGAGTCATTCGATAGACTCGTCCGTGATTATGCGAGGTCCGAGCCTGAGTCATTCAAGTCAGTTTTGGAGGGGGAGGGACGAATCCGTGCGACGTGGGGCTGGATCTCAGTGGATCGTGGCAGCAAGGCCACTCTGCCACTTACAATGCCCCGTCGCGTTTTAAGTCGTCTGCAAAGGATTCAGCCCGCCGCCCGTTAGGAAGGGAGCTTCGAGGCGGCCGGCTACGGCGCGTCGGCCGAGCAGGCTGACCAATGGCACGGGCCCTTGGGGCGCGAACGCCCTAATGTGGGTCGGGGCGAGCGGCGGGCACAGGCTGCCTGGTTGCTAGCTTGGATTCTGACTTAGAGGCGTTCAGTCATAATCCGGCACACGGTACTTCGCGCCACTGGCTTTCAACAGCGCGATGACCAATTGTGTGAATCAACGGTCCTCTCGTACTAGTGATACACGGGACGCACAGTAGGAAATAACTGCCAGAGGCTAACCACCACGTCCCTATGGGTGACAATCCAACACTTGGTGAATTCTGCTTCACAATGATAGGAAGAGCCGACATCGAAGGATCAAAAAGCAACGTCGCTATGAACGCTTGGCTGCCACAAGCCAGTTATCCCTGTGGTAACTTTTCTGACACCTCTAGCTTCAAACTCCGAAGGTCTAAAGGATCGATAGGCCACGCTTTCACGGTTCGTATTCGTACTGGAAATCAGAATCAAACGAgcttttacccttttgttccacaCGAGATTTCTGTTCTCGTTGAGCTCATCTTAGGACACCTGCGTTATCTTTTAACAGATGTGCCGCCCCAGCCAAACTCCCCACCTGACAATGTCTTCCGCCCGGATCGGCCCGGCAAGGCCGGGCCTTAGAGCCAAAAGGAGGGGCGATGCCCCGCTTCCGACCCACGGAATAAGTAAAATA from Sorghum bicolor cultivar BTx623 unplaced genomic scaffold, Sorghum_bicolor_NCBIv3 super_57, whole genome shotgun sequence includes the following:
- the LOC8155517 gene encoding probable inactive histone-lysine N-methyltransferase SUVR1; this encodes MGGKNMERARKALDAMKELGISRKQATPVLKELLATFDNNWEPIEDEHYRALADAIFAREDNKQTSPSQQGAQAAHVDSEPNGSTWDNRQQYFSATHDDTGEDDNETPLVKRPRMGTANFRSEPQPFEPGPQQSTVRSRDWRLGTGFPQ